AACTTTTTTTTCAAAGTATACCAATTAACTTTTGTATTTACAGAAAAACATAATATAAAAAATCTTCTCAGATTTGTATTAAAACTGTACAGATAACTAACTTATTATCATTTATAACATATACAATTTATAGTTCATATGCTCACACTTTCTCATATTCAAAAACATAAACTCAAGCCCTTTAGGCATATATACTTAAGGGCTGATTATTCATCAGCATATACTTAAATCAAAGTACTCATAGAAACTACTTATAACCTATAAATGGCTTTTTCTCGTTCTAAACATTCTAATGTAATTAGAAAAATTGTAAGGATTGTGTGTTAAGAATTATCCCTTAAAAGTTCATTGATAGACACTTTATTTCTAGTTTTATTATCAACTTTTTTAACAATAACAGCACAATACAATGATAAATTACCACTACCATAAGAACCAGGTACTACTACAGAATATGGAGGAACTCTTCCATAAAATACTTCACCAGACGCTCTATCGATAATTCTAGTAGAAGCTCCAATATAAACGCCCATAGCAATTACTGCACCTTCACCTATTATTACACCTTCAACAATTTCACTACGAGCACCAATAAAACAATTATCTTCTACAACAACAGGTCTAGAATTTAATGGCTCTAATACACCACCTACTCCTGCACCTCCAGAAATATGACAATGTTTACCAATCTGAGCACAACTTCCAATAGATGCCCAAGTATCAATCATAGTACCTTCATCTATATACGCACCTACATTCACAAAACTAGGCATCAGTACTACATTAGGCGCAATATAAGCAGATTTACGAACCATTGAGCCAGGGACAGCTCTAATCTTTGCTTGTTTAAAATCATCAGCACCCCATTTACCAAATTTCAACTGTACCTTATCAAACCAACACAAACTACCAAGAATTGAATTTGCACTACTAATTTCTGCAAAGCTCATATCATATAAACGGAAACACAGTAATATAGCTTTTTTTACCCACTCATTCACTATCCACTGACCTTCTATTTTTTCACATACGCGGATTTTACCTTGATCTAAAAGATCCATAACCTCATCAACAACTTTTCTAACTGAAGCATTACCAGAAAGATCAGCTAAATTATTCCAGGCATCCTCAATCACTTCTTGAAAATCACAAACATTTACCACATTTATACCCAATTCTTACAAAAAATTTTAGTTTAACAACACAGACAATAAAACACAAATGGTTTTATCTTATTACAACTATCTCACATGTTGTAATATCTAGCCTAATTAAAATTATCAAGGGTTGTAAATCACATACATTATAGACATGTTTGTAATAATACACTATATATGTTATTATCATATAATTAGCAACTTGTGTTAATGCGAATAGAATGCAAAAATTGTAATGCAGTTTATAGAGTAGACAGTAAAAAATTCCCTACTAGTGGAAAAAAAGTTAGATGCACAAGCTGTAATAATACGTGGACACATATCTATACACGGGATAAAATTGTAGATCACTCTGAAAAGAAATACACAAATAAAAAATTCACAGCCAATCCCAACTTACAGGATAGTAATAACACTTCACATAATAATTCTACTAAGAGCAATTTTCTTTTTAAGAAAACACTATCAATAATTGTAATGGCATTATTGATATTTTCCATATCTGTTATGCTTCAAAACAATATGCCATACAAAATCAGGAAATTTTATCGTATAATAGAAATGTATGATACAACAAACATACAGTTAGCACATTCTGAGGTTAAAATCTTAAAAAATGATAAAAATAACATTGCAATAAAAGTTGAAGGAGTTATCAAGAATCAATCTAATCACGAAAGATTCATACCTGGTATACATTTTGTATTTTATAACAAACAGAAAAAAGCCCTTTCTGCAGAAAAATTAAATCAACACAAAACTGATATTATTCCTAGTAAAAAAGACTATAAATTTGAACACATAATACATTACGTACCAAAAGATACTGACAGTATACAAATAAAAATAGGAAATTTATTTGAGATTGCCTTTTTATGATACCAGAGTTTACTGTCAGTGAAGTCACAAGAATTTTTCAAAATTTCGTACATGAAACATTTACTCACATAAAAGTTAGAGGAGAAATTAGTAATTTATCACGTCCAAATTCTGGACACACATATTTTACACTAAAGGACTCTGCTGCTGTACTTAATGCAGTATGCTGGAATAATACTAAAATTGAATTTGATCTAAAAAATGGGTTAGAAGTCATATGCTCTGGATTTCTAACAACCTATCAATCAAAATATCAACTGATAACAGAAACAATGTTATTAGCTGGAATAGGTAACTTAAAAATAATGCTTGAACAAAGAAAAGCAAAATTAGAAAAAGAAGGACTTTTCGATCAATTAAACAAAAAACCTTTACCCTTATTACCTAAAATTATAGGTGTGATTACATCTACCACTGGAGCAGTGATTAACGATATACTCAATAGAGTAAAAAGTCGTTTTCCAAGCCATATAGTCATATCTCCAGTATCTGTACAAGGGAATGAATCTATTAATCAAATTATAAGTGCAATATCAAAACTAAATAATTCTGATATAAACAAACCAGATGTAATAATCATTGCTAGAGGAGGAGGTAGTATAGAAGATCTGTGGATTTTCAATGACGAATCAATAGTAAGAGCAGTAACCAAATCTAGCATTCCTATAGTTTCTGCAATCGGACATGAAACTGACTTTACTTTAATTGATTACGCAGCAGATATACGTGCCCCTACACCTACAGCTGCAGTAGAAATTGTTCTACCAACAAAAACTCAATTAATAGACCTCATAGACAGTAAATTCAACAAAATAAAAGCAACTTTACACTATAAGATAAATACAAAAAAAGAACAATTGTTTTACCTACACAACAACTTAATAAAAACTAAACACCAAATTAAAGTATTAAAACTCCAGCTATTTGAATATACAAACAAAATAGAAGTATTACTAAAAATATTGTTATTAAATAAGAAAAAATCCTTAAGTGATTTATATCATAAAATCAACAAATTTAATAAACAAAAAACATTAGAAGCAGGATATGCTGTATTATATGATAAGAATCTTAATCATATTAATAGTATAAAAAAACTACAACCAAATGATATTATATTAATTGAGCTAGAAGATGGAACAATAGAAGCTATAATAAAATAGGAAATTATATTTTTACTATTTTTTTAATATATCAATATTAACCAGCAAGTTAATTAACAATTGAAAATTATGCATCGTCAATTATAGTGTCTTTAAATAACGTTACAAGAAGCAATTAGTTTAACTCATCCCAGATATTTAACATTCAAAATCATATGACAAAACTACTGTTAAAATAATATCTGGATTTACATCTATTGCACATTATGTCTTTTATAATAAAAAATTCCCTAAGAAAAATTAAACCTAATATAAAACACCGACATTATTCACAATAAAAAGACTACAGATTTAAATACACATATAGGTAAATATTGCAAGATAAAATAAGCATACTTATAAGAACTACTATGCTTTTAAAAAGATATATTTCAATCAGTGTCCAATCAATCTTCACACACATTTTTAAAGATACCACCTTTAGAACTTATATTATCTTTAAAATTATGCAATACTTAAAAAATGCAATAAAGCTCCTCCCCCTGTAGAAATATAAGTAAAGTCTTCATTTGAAAGACCAGATAATTTTATTGCACATATACTATCTCCACCTCCAACAATACTTTTAAGCTTTCCTACTTTAGTCAACCTTGACAATAAGTTCGCAACACTAAACGTCCCTTTAGAAAAAGATTCCTTTTCAAACATCCCGCATGGACCATTCCATAGAACTGTCCTACATTTATTTACCGTAGCAGCAATTATATTAATAGTTTGGGGACCTATATCCAATATTACATCATCAGATTCTAAGGTATCATTGTCTTTTATCATACTTTTTTCATAAACAGAATTTTTAGCTACCACGTAATCAACGGGAATAATAATTTTACATTCATACCTCTTAGCAAGATCCATAATTTCTGTTACAAGATCTTTTTCCAATTTTTCATACAATGATTTTCCTATTTTTAAACCTTGTGATAATAAAAAATTATTTGCAATTGCTCCTCCTACTATCAAAAAATCTATCTTTCTTATTAAATTTTTTAACATATGAATTTTTGTTGATATTTTTGAACCACCAACTATTACTGCTACTGGTTTTTCACTATTTGAAACAACACAATTCAAGTATTTCATTTCTTCCTGAAAATTAAAACCAATAAAAGAAGGTATTACTCTCGTAATTGCATCTATAGAAGAATGTTTACGATGTAAACAAGAAAAAGCATCATTAACATATATATCAGCCAACAACGCAAGTTGTTTCGCAAAATTTAAATCATTTTTTTCTTCTTCTGCATAAAACCTTAAATTTTCTAGCAACAATACAGCTCCTGATGGAGCAGATTGTATTATTCGCTCTACATAATCTCCAACTACACCATCTATAAATATTACATTTGTTGCAAATACTTTACTTAAATACTCAACCAAAAATTTCAAGGAAAATTCTTTATCGTAAGATTTGGGACGACCATAATGCGACATTATTATAATCTTCGCATTATTACTCAATAAATATTTAATAGTCGTAGTTAATCTAACAATTCTCGTATCATCCAAGACTAGCCCATTATCTACTGGTACATTTAAGTCTGCACGCAGTAACACAGTTTTACCACTACAACTAAAATCTTGTATTTTTTTCATATTACAAAAAGTAAAATCATGGGACTTTAACATATAAGTTACCTTGTTTAACAACTTAATAAATTACTAAAATAGTTAAGTATATTTATAAACTATAGAAAATTTATTAGGTGTTTTTTACTACAAAATCAAATCTATTCTTATAGCAACATAAAACTCTATCATTATATTACACATTAAAACTAACATATAAACGAATACAGTCCTAAACTATATTATAAACAGGAAAAAATATTAAACTTTTATATTTATTAACTTGTTAAAAAATATTAACATCTTTAATATTATGTCAATTATTAAAACTACACCATATATATAATAAACACTGGGAAGTGTTATAATACTCCGTCACATTTCCTGTTTTTAATAATGTCATAAAATATTTAATGAACATACAATGTTAGAAACCATTATGCTCAACACTACTAAAGACTATGTATTTCTAGACAAATTTTACAAGTATCTATATACAAACACATAACCTTGAGTAGAAAAAACCCAACTTCTATCATAAGGTTAATTATAATAACTTAACATTCTAAAACTTAAGTGTAAGAAAACATCCGAAGAAGAAATACAGCTATTTGCCAACAACCATTTCACAATACCCCATCCAAAGATTCAGCCAGATAAAGTATCTTGTAATAAATAACAGAACTTAAGTAAACATAGACTTATAAAAGATGTATACACACCATCCATCAAAAAATTAATCTAAAAATAAATGCTGTTATTATATATTATTTAACTATCAGTATCTATAATGTCGTAATTGATTCTTTCAGGTAAAGAAATGTCAGATATTCCATCTATAAATAATAAGAACGACACAAAATATACTAAAATAACATGGGAAATAGTAAAAAATCAGAAATACAAACAAACACATTTATTACAAATATCCTGTTTATATATAATAACAATATATTCTAAGCACTATAACATATCTTTACCAGAAGACAATGTCATGAGTAACATACTATTAAGAATCAATACAACAATGGAATCAGTACTGTTAAATAAACTTCTCAGCATTGAAATACTAAAAGGTATTTCTTCTTATAAATTCATTAGCAAAAAAAAGAATAATATAGCAAGACTACAGGATATATCTCAATTTTTTAGCTCTAGTTTCAATATAAAACTTCCAAAAAGCATAGAAGAAAGCTTTATTGCTGAACACAAAGAAGCAGTACAGTTGTTAAAAGGTTCTATAAGTATATAATTGTTATACTGTTACATAAATCATGTACGGTCAAACATTTGCCGTTCTGTACAACTATTATTACAAAACTTAATTTGTAAGATTATTCATATTTTTAAATATATAATAGTTCCAACAATATTGGTATATTTATAGAAACAAATACATCCCTACACACAATTAGATAGTGGTCAGTACTTATCAAAAACATTTTATTTACAAAATAAATATTTGAAAATCTGTTAAAATTGATCACAATAATGATGCTACCATTTTCCTTTAGTATTATGATGATAGACTTTATAAAAATGCATGGCACACTTAATGATTTTGTAATTATAGATTGTAGAAAAAGATCTTATAATAACATTAACTATAAAGCCATTGCTAACAGGAAAACAGGAATTGGCTGTGATCAAATTATTGTTATAACAGAATCTGAAAAAGCTGATTGTTTCATGCACATATATAATGCAGATGGCAGCAAAGTTGGAATGTGTGGAAATGCTGCAAGGTGTGTAAGCTATTTATTAAGTAACGAAACACAAAATAACAATGTAACAATTGAACTATCTGATCGTATACTATCATGTTTAAGAACATCAGAAAACAGCGTACAAGTTAACATAGGAATAGCTAGATTCCATTGGACAGATATACCTACATCTCAAGAATGTGATACTTTACACTTACCCATAGAATTAGAAATGTTAAGTGATCCTGTAGGAGTAAATGTAGGGAATCCCCATGCAATATTTTTCGTTGACTCTATAGAAGCAATTCCATTAGATAAACTAGGACCGAAATTAGAAAACCATGACTTTTTCCCTGAAAAGGCAAATATCAGTATTGCAGAAATTGTGTCTAGAGATAAAATTAAACTTAGAGTTTGGGAACGTGGGACCGGAGAGACAGCTTCATGTGGTAGCGGTGCATGCGCAGCATTAGCTGCAGCAATAAGACGTCAGTATACTGACAACACAGCAACTATATACTTACAAGGTGGTAATTTATCAATATCATACCAGAGTGATAATACTATTTTAATGGAAGGAACGGTATCATATATATTTAATGGTACCTATTGTGCTCAATAAGTCACTGTCCTACTTTCTTAGATCAATAAACTTTTATACAGTATATAGTTATGTTACAATGCTAACGATAATAAACGAGTTTTTATGAAACTAAAAGAAGCAAACATAAATGGTGTCTTAGTTCTTTGTTTCGCACCTATAATAGTACTATACCATAGAATGCAAGTACTTTGTGCAAAAGGAGTTCTTTCATTAGGTGAAAGTGACGAATCTAACTATTTGCGTGCTGTAATGATTGGCTGCTTGAGTGTAGTGTTATGCTGCGTAATATATATAATGATACTAATTCATTTTAACATTAAGTTAATGCTATTTTTATTATCAAAAATCACAAGGAAAAATTTTAAAGCCCTTAATAATCTAATTTCCCGACTTATAGATGTACGTATAATACATTTTATAATATTACATATGCATTCAAAATTTCTGAAGCATATATCTTATAAAAACAAATTAAATAATAAATATGAGATGTACCAGGATCTTGCCTACAAGACTGACATAATAATTAAATCAATAGAGCATCATAGAAAGTTATATGAAAACTTTATCTTACCAATTTAAGAATATGTTTATGTTTATTCATTATAAAATATCTATGCTATATTAGTATCAAACAAAAATTTGACGAGTGGTGTATGAAAAGTAATTTCTTCATAGCAAAGCGTAATTTATCGTCTTTGATATTGAACATTAACAAAGCCATACCAAAACTACAGGATATTTCTCAATCCATAAAAAACAAAATCATTTCTATGAAAAATGAAGCTATTTTATTACAAAACAAACTAAAGAATTTACTCGAAACTAATATCGACCTTGGTCTATATCATTTTTATAAAGGAAATATATCCGATGCAAAATTCAGATTTCGCCTTATTAGTATTCTTAAACCTAAATTACCAATAGCATACTATAACCTTGGAAGATGTTACTTTGTTTTACAAAACTTAAATAAAGCACAACAAAATTTTATACAGGCAATAGAATTAGACAACAATTATGCAGATGCTTTATATTGCTTAAACAAAATAACAAATCCAGCAAGCATTGTATATGTACCTGAAAATATCATAAAGCAATACTTTGATTACACTAGTGAACATTTTGTGGAGCATTGGCTCATAGCAAAACAATACAAAGCTCACGAATATGTCAAATCTTTAATAATAAACTTTTTCGGTAATAAATCGTCACATCTGAATATCTTAGACCTAGGATGCGGTACTGGTATATGTGGTCAATTTCTAAAAATGAAGAACATAGGTAATCACATAACAGGTATCGATTTATCAAATAAAATGATCCATATAGCAAGAAGTTGTTTTGTAAATGGAAAACAAGCTTACAATGAACTAATAAATATAAACATTTTTGATTTTCTAAAGAAAAATCAAGATAAGAAAAAATATGATGTTATTATCTTAACAGAAGTACTGCAGTACACCGGTAGCTTAAATCCTATCTTTAAATTATTGAAAACAATGTTAGATACAAACGGTATTATTATTGGACTTGCAAGAAGAAAGAAAGGATCAGGGTTTCAATTTATCAACGAAGGAGATTTCTTCTGCCATTCAGATGAGTACATAAAATCTTCCATTACAAAATCAGGGTTACAGTGTAGCTATTCCAGTTATTGCAAAATATATGGATCACAAGTTGAAGGAGTACTTTTCGTAGCACAATCTTACACCAGCAGTTAGTAACATTATTATATAATTAGCCAATATAAACATCTATAAGATCAAAGAAAAATTCTTACATTAATTTAAAGTTATAAGTATATGTATAGTTTACTTACAATCAAAGTTTACCATTACACAACAAATCCATATTGTACAACCTTGTACGTTATCAACATTACATTCATACATTTTTCTAAATATTTTACAGCCTAAAAAAGCTTACTATTATGCATGATACTTTATTAACAAAGTAATAGTTAACTTACATTAAGAATAAATTCTTTTACAATAAATTCAATTTCAATTATAATAGGCATTATGTATGTATAAAATATCTTTTAAAAAATCAAAAAAAAGCTATTAATTTATGGTTAACAAGTTACGTTGACATGCACAGTAAATTTATTTAAGATTAAAGGTTATACGCGGTTGTGGTGGAATGGTAGACACGCAGCGTTGAGGTCGCTGTGGTTTGATAAAGACCTTGGAAGTTCGAGTCTTCTCGACCGCACCATGTAATATTTGAGTATAATATGGAAAATTTATTTAACAGCTTTCACTCCAATAAGTATATTACAGAAAAGTCTATTACAGAATTAAGGTGTGGTATCCCAGTATTACTATATAATAGCAATAATAATTTACTAATTTTTCCTAGTGAATTAGTAGATCATCTATTATTAAGCACACTCAAAAAACATTTTAAAGATATCAACATACTAGTAACTGGTAATAGGTTAAATTTCATCTTTCAATCCTCAGGAAATCAACTCTCTAGGATTAAAATCAAAGAATCTCATGATTTAGAATATATATCCTCTTTACTAATAGGCCAAGAATTTCATAATAAAGGATCTTTTGCCATTGACAATCTCATTACAAGTACAAATCCCTTAGATAAAACTGCTATCTCTCTAATAAAACTAACAAAGCTATTACCTTCAGCAATTGCGATTGATATCAGCAGTTCTAATATACTACAATGGTGTACTGAAAATAATATAACACCTATAAAACAAGAAATAATTGATAACTATAATGAAGAATATGAAATTCAAGAAGTATGCAGTTCTCCTTTATTTTTAAAAGACTGTCCCAACGCTAAAATAAACGTGTATAGATCACATACCGGAGAGCTTGAACATTATGCAATCATTATAGGAAGTCCAGATTATAACAACCCTATCATTAGAATTCATTCTTCGTGTTATACTGGTGACTTACTGAATAGCTTATCTTGCGATTGTAGATGTCAATTGCACACAGCTATAAAATTAATGATAGAAAATAAAGGTGGAATAATCTTATACTTAGCTCAAGATGGTCGTGGTATAGGATTAGCTAATAAAATAAGAACATATCAATTGCAGATCAAGCACAATTTTGATACTGTAGACGCCAACAGGTTTTTTGGATTTGAAGATGATGAAAGAGTATTTACTCCAGCTGTAAAAATACTACAGAAATTGGGAATTTCAAGACTACAACTACTTACAAACAATCCAAATAAAATTTCAGAAATTCAGAATAATGGCATACAAGTTACAAAAATATTACCTATTTTTGTTGACACAAACCAACATAATATTAATTATATCAATACTAAAGCTAAAAGATTAGGCCATGTTTGCTAGAAGTATTTTTTATGCTACTTTTACATACTAATGTTAATCTGATGTAAATAAATAAGGTATACACTCTAGAATTACCATTGATTGACAAAAGTTTTTATTTTTGTAAGCATAGCTTAAAGGTATAAGGTTGATGATACGTATGTTTAGTAAATTCAGAAAAAACAATAATAAGAATGATAACAACAAACCATCAGACACAAATTTAGAAACAACATACAGTTGGCATGTTAGCCGTTATAACTCAGTCGTTGTACAAAGGAATATGTTGCTGTTTTTTACTACGTTAGCACTAAGCGCAGTAGGAATTAGTGTTTTTGTCATTTCTAATATCAGCAAAAACAGAACTATTGAACCATTTGTGGTAGAAATAGAAAAAAAATCTGGGATCACAACTCTAGTCAATCCTATATCAGTAAAACAATATTCAGCAGATGAGGTTTTAAATAACCATTTCATAATAGAATATGTAAGATCTAGAGAACTTTTTGATCCTAATAATTTTCAATATAACTATTATACAAAAGTTCGTTTATTTTCTAACCAAACAATATACAGTGAGTTCCGCAACTGGATAAGGTTAAGTAACCCTGCAAGTCCTTTAAATTTATATGCAAATGTAACATCAGGACACTTAAAAATCAGATCTTTACAGCATTTACGTCCAGGAAATGTACAAATCAGATTTTCCTTAGAATTTAACCATCCAAACGGCACAATAAAAAAAGATAGAATAGCTACATTATCATTTGAATACGCAACTCTTGAAATGAACGAACAGGAAAGACAAATTAATCCTTTAGGATTCCAGATAACTTACTATAGGGCAGATGATGAATTTCTATAAAATTTATATAACATTACTACTAGTCTTAGTGATGATGTTTAATGGCAGCGCGTATGCCATCAACAGAGTTGATAATCCTATTACAGTAGATAGTAGGATCAAAACTTTTGTATATAGTAATAATGAAATTTATAATGTGGTCTTTAACTACGGTTATCACTCATACATTGAGTTTTCAAAAGGTGAAACTATAAAAATGTTGGCAATGGGTAACAATGTAGGATGGAAAGTAAAACCGGTTGATAATAAGCTCTTTATAATGCCATTAGAAAAGAATGGTAAAACAAACATGTTAATAGAAACAAACAAGGGAAGAAGTTATGCTTTTGACCTTATATGCCGCAGCACAAATGAATCTGGTGATGATAATGATGAAGCAGGATACTCTGAATTAAGAGATTTAGCATATATAGTACGCTTCTACTACCCAAAGACTGAAGAAGATTTTAAGTTGGAGCAGGCAAATCTACCAGATATTTCTATTCTTAGTACAGTACAAGACCCAA
This Ehrlichia japonica DNA region includes the following protein-coding sequences:
- the dapD gene encoding 2,3,4,5-tetrahydropyridine-2,6-dicarboxylate N-succinyltransferase; this encodes MVNVCDFQEVIEDAWNNLADLSGNASVRKVVDEVMDLLDQGKIRVCEKIEGQWIVNEWVKKAILLCFRLYDMSFAEISSANSILGSLCWFDKVQLKFGKWGADDFKQAKIRAVPGSMVRKSAYIAPNVVLMPSFVNVGAYIDEGTMIDTWASIGSCAQIGKHCHISGGAGVGGVLEPLNSRPVVVEDNCFIGARSEIVEGVIIGEGAVIAMGVYIGASTRIIDRASGEVFYGRVPPYSVVVPGSYGSGNLSLYCAVIVKKVDNKTRNKVSINELLRDNS
- a CDS encoding zinc-ribbon domain-containing protein, whose translation is MRIECKNCNAVYRVDSKKFPTSGKKVRCTSCNNTWTHIYTRDKIVDHSEKKYTNKKFTANPNLQDSNNTSHNNSTKSNFLFKKTLSIIVMALLIFSISVMLQNNMPYKIRKFYRIIEMYDTTNIQLAHSEVKILKNDKNNIAIKVEGVIKNQSNHERFIPGIHFVFYNKQKKALSAEKLNQHKTDIIPSKKDYKFEHIIHYVPKDTDSIQIKIGNLFEIAFL
- the xseA gene encoding exodeoxyribonuclease VII large subunit, with product MIPEFTVSEVTRIFQNFVHETFTHIKVRGEISNLSRPNSGHTYFTLKDSAAVLNAVCWNNTKIEFDLKNGLEVICSGFLTTYQSKYQLITETMLLAGIGNLKIMLEQRKAKLEKEGLFDQLNKKPLPLLPKIIGVITSTTGAVINDILNRVKSRFPSHIVISPVSVQGNESINQIISAISKLNNSDINKPDVIIIARGGGSIEDLWIFNDESIVRAVTKSSIPIVSAIGHETDFTLIDYAADIRAPTPTAAVEIVLPTKTQLIDLIDSKFNKIKATLHYKINTKKEQLFYLHNNLIKTKHQIKVLKLQLFEYTNKIEVLLKILLLNKKKSLSDLYHKINKFNKQKTLEAGYAVLYDKNLNHINSIKKLQPNDIILIELEDGTIEAIIK
- a CDS encoding phosphoglycerate kinase; this encodes MLKSHDFTFCNMKKIQDFSCSGKTVLLRADLNVPVDNGLVLDDTRIVRLTTTIKYLLSNNAKIIIMSHYGRPKSYDKEFSLKFLVEYLSKVFATNVIFIDGVVGDYVERIIQSAPSGAVLLLENLRFYAEEEKNDLNFAKQLALLADIYVNDAFSCLHRKHSSIDAITRVIPSFIGFNFQEEMKYLNCVVSNSEKPVAVIVGGSKISTKIHMLKNLIRKIDFLIVGGAIANNFLLSQGLKIGKSLYEKLEKDLVTEIMDLAKRYECKIIIPVDYVVAKNSVYEKSMIKDNDTLESDDVILDIGPQTINIIAATVNKCRTVLWNGPCGMFEKESFSKGTFSVANLLSRLTKVGKLKSIVGGGDSICAIKLSGLSNEDFTYISTGGGALLHFLSIA
- the dapF gene encoding diaminopimelate epimerase, producing MIDFIKMHGTLNDFVIIDCRKRSYNNINYKAIANRKTGIGCDQIIVITESEKADCFMHIYNADGSKVGMCGNAARCVSYLLSNETQNNNVTIELSDRILSCLRTSENSVQVNIGIARFHWTDIPTSQECDTLHLPIELEMLSDPVGVNVGNPHAIFFVDSIEAIPLDKLGPKLENHDFFPEKANISIAEIVSRDKIKLRVWERGTGETASCGSGACAALAAAIRRQYTDNTATIYLQGGNLSISYQSDNTILMEGTVSYIFNGTYCAQ
- a CDS encoding methyltransferase domain-containing protein; this translates as MKSNFFIAKRNLSSLILNINKAIPKLQDISQSIKNKIISMKNEAILLQNKLKNLLETNIDLGLYHFYKGNISDAKFRFRLISILKPKLPIAYYNLGRCYFVLQNLNKAQQNFIQAIELDNNYADALYCLNKITNPASIVYVPENIIKQYFDYTSEHFVEHWLIAKQYKAHEYVKSLIINFFGNKSSHLNILDLGCGTGICGQFLKMKNIGNHITGIDLSNKMIHIARSCFVNGKQAYNELININIFDFLKKNQDKKKYDVIILTEVLQYTGSLNPIFKLLKTMLDTNGIIIGLARRKKGSGFQFINEGDFFCHSDEYIKSSITKSGLQCSYSSYCKIYGSQVEGVLFVAQSYTSS
- a CDS encoding GTP cyclohydrolase II, producing the protein MENLFNSFHSNKYITEKSITELRCGIPVLLYNSNNNLLIFPSELVDHLLLSTLKKHFKDINILVTGNRLNFIFQSSGNQLSRIKIKESHDLEYISSLLIGQEFHNKGSFAIDNLITSTNPLDKTAISLIKLTKLLPSAIAIDISSSNILQWCTENNITPIKQEIIDNYNEEYEIQEVCSSPLFLKDCPNAKINVYRSHTGELEHYAIIIGSPDYNNPIIRIHSSCYTGDLLNSLSCDCRCQLHTAIKLMIENKGGIILYLAQDGRGIGLANKIRTYQLQIKHNFDTVDANRFFGFEDDERVFTPAVKILQKLGISRLQLLTNNPNKISEIQNNGIQVTKILPIFVDTNQHNINYINTKAKRLGHVC
- a CDS encoding virB8 family protein gives rise to the protein MFSKFRKNNNKNDNNKPSDTNLETTYSWHVSRYNSVVVQRNMLLFFTTLALSAVGISVFVISNISKNRTIEPFVVEIEKKSGITTLVNPISVKQYSADEVLNNHFIIEYVRSRELFDPNNFQYNYYTKVRLFSNQTIYSEFRNWIRLSNPASPLNLYANVTSGHLKIRSLQHLRPGNVQIRFSLEFNHPNGTIKKDRIATLSFEYATLEMNEQERQINPLGFQITYYRADDEFL
- the virB9 gene encoding P-type conjugative transfer protein VirB9 yields the protein MNFYKIYITLLLVLVMMFNGSAYAINRVDNPITVDSRIKTFVYSNNEIYNVVFNYGYHSYIEFSKGETIKMLAMGNNVGWKVKPVDNKLFIMPLEKNGKTNMLIETNKGRSYAFDLICRSTNESGDDNDEAGYSELRDLAYIVRFYYPKTEEDFKLEQANLPDISILSTVQDPKKHVVIKPNNTSDHYVINTKSENKKTSPVELFDDGKLTYFKFSNNNQIIPQVYIYNHLNKKIPCKMLLLQDYVIIEGVHKNLYLEYKSESVKITNKKL